The genomic interval GGGACGTTGGCTCGAAAAAGAGGTTCTTCAATGACGATGTCGCGATCGGAAAACCGGATGATGGCGCGCTCGGCATCGGTGGCGGCGATTTTTGCACGCTCCACCGCCTTGATGACTGCAAAGGCCAGGTTGCGGTCGATGAGCGCGAGAAGCCGCGCCATCGCCGGCTTGTTGTCCGAGAAAAACTGGTAGGTCTTGAGCGCCTGCTGGATATCGGCTCGCTTCAGCACCGACATCTTATCCCACGAACAAATCGTCCGGAAGATGTTGGGCGGCACGGGCAGCCACTTGCCGTACGACTCGTACAGCGCCCCGTACCCGAAATAGGCGACGATCCGGGCCCACATGATCTCCGCGTCGAAGTCGTCGCCGCCCAGTTTCACGCCGGCGGTACTCTGGATATCGCCGCGCCGGTCGGTTTCGCGGATGCGGGCGGGGTCCAGCCGCATGATGCAAAAATCCGAGGTGCCGCCGCCGAGGTCGGCCACGTAGACCGTCTGAGGACGGTCGATGCGCTGCTCGTAGTCGATCGCTGCGGCGATGGGTTCGGGCTGGAGGAAGATCTCCTCGAAGCCGGCCATCCGCGCCGCGCGGGTGAGTCGCTCCACCGCCAGCGCATCCCGAGCGGGGTCTTCCGAGAAATATGTCGGCCGGCCCAGGACGACGCGTTTTGTATCGACGCCCAGGAACGAGTCGCACTGCTGCTTGAGATACCCGATAAAATGCGCGATGAGCGCCTCGATGCGGACCCGCTTGTTGTGGATGGTGATCTCCGACAATGAGGGCTCGGGAAGCGCCGACTTGATCGACTTCAAGAAACGCCCTTTCATCCCCGAGCGTGCATATTCCGCCACCGCTCGGGAGCCGATGAGGAAGTCGCCTCCCTGACCATCCGGAAAAAACAGCGCGCTTTCGATGGAAGTCTCGACGC from Rhodothermales bacterium carries:
- a CDS encoding Hsp70 family protein → MSPFVYGIDFGTSNSVVHVYDMEAGEVVELPAGVETSIESALFFPDGQGGDFLIGSRAVAEYARSGMKGRFLKSIKSALPEPSLSEITIHNKRVRIEALIAHFIGYLKQQCDSFLGVDTKRVVLGRPTYFSEDPARDALAVERLTRAARMAGFEEIFLQPEPIAAAIDYEQRIDRPQTVYVADLGGGTSDFCIMRLDPARIRETDRRGDIQSTAGVKLGGDDFDAEIMWARIVAYFGYGALYESYGKWLPVPPNIFRTICSWDKMSVLKRADIQQALKTYQFFSDNKPAMARLLALIDRNLAFAVIKAVERAKIAATDAERAIIRFSDRDIVIEEPLFRANVPAILEARLALLTTTVEHHLKTAGVDPTEIDAVFLTGGSSLVPAVRQRLARVFGDDKFQQGHAFRSVAYGLASSARLFFSTVSA